The following are encoded in a window of Castanea sativa cultivar Marrone di Chiusa Pesio chromosome 5, ASM4071231v1 genomic DNA:
- the LOC142633715 gene encoding borneol dehydrogenase, mitochondrial-like — translation MGSSSLLPPEARRLEGKVALITGGASGIGASTARLFSKNGAKVVIADLQDEMGHSLCKELNPECTTFVHCDVTKETDVENAVNCAVSTYGKLDIMYNNAGIIGVKKTSILDNTQDDFEQVIKVNLLGPFLGTKHAARVMIPARKGCIINTASICSVIGGALSHGYTSAKHGVHGLVKNTAVELGKYGIRVNCVSPYVVPTPAAADIFEPDANGVPPTIYSNLKGKNVTPEDIADAALFLASDDSKYVSGHNLLVDGGYTALNAGFCMYPQ, via the coding sequence TAATTACCGGTGGGGCTAGTGGCATTGGTGCGTCCACTGCAAGACTATTCTCCAAAAATGGAGCTAAAGTTGTAATTGCAGACTTGCAAGATGAAATGGGTCACTCTCTGTGCAAAGAACTAAATCCTGAATGTACAACCTTCGTACATTGTGATGTCACCAAGGAAACTGATGTGGAAAATGCTGTTAATTGTGCTGTTTCCACGTACGGTAAATTAGACATTATGTACAACAATGCTGGTATAATTGGGGTAAAAAAAACCAGCATTCTTGACAACACCCAAGATGATTTTGAGCAAGTGATTAAAGTCAACCTGTTAGGTCCTTTCCTTGGTACCAAACATGCAGCCCGTGTGATGATCCCGGCTCGCAAAGGCTGTATAATCAATACTGCTAGCATATGCTCAGTCATAGGAGGGGCTTTATCGCATGGCTACACAAGTGCAAAACATGGTGTGCATGGATTGGTAAAAAATACAGCAGTGGAGCTTGGAAAATATGGCATTCGTGTGAATTGTGTGTCACCCTATGTGGTTCCTACACCTGCGGCAGCGGATATCTTTGAACCAGATGCAAACGGCGTTCCTCCTACTATTTATTCCAACCTCAAGGGTAAGAATGTCACGCCAGAGGATATTGCTGATGCTGCACTCTTTCTTGCAAGTGATGACTCAAAATATGTGAGTGGACATAATCTTCTCGTAGACGGAGGCTACACCGCTTTGAATGCAGGCTTTTGTATGTATCCACAATGA